CAGAGAGGCTGCCAGGCTGGAAATCAACGTCCTGAAGAAAATCAAAGAGAAGGACAAGGAGAACAAGTTGTGAGTTGCCAGTGCCACAtctggcacacagagcagcacgGGGCTGAGGATGGGGTGAGGGAAACTGGCCCCATTCTTctgctgccctgtcccacaggagctggggagctCTCCCCAAAGGTGGCTTGAAGCACCTCCCTGGGTTGCTGTgctccagaggcagctctgctccccagccactCCTGAAGTGGCCAGGAACACCAGAAGAGCTGTCCTGAGCATCCCTCAAAGGTGCTTAAGCcctgcctctctctccctgcacagcctgtgcgTCCTCATGTCGGACTGGTTCAACTTCCACGGCCACATGTGCATTGCATTTGAGCTGCTGGGCAAGAACACCTTcgagttcctgaaggagaacaacTTCCAGCCCTACCCCCTGCCACAGATCCGGCACATGGCCTACCAGCTGTGCCATGCCCTGAGATGTGAGTGAATGTGGTGGGCTCACAGGgctcccaggatgagggaagagatgggaaTCTTGgctccgtgtttcagaaggctgatttattattttatgatagatattatattaaaagaaaatgatatactaaaactatactaaaagaatagaagaaaggattataagaaaattatatactgaagaaaatgatatactaaaactatactaaaagaatagaagaaaggatttcatcagaaggcttgcaaggaaaggaatggaatgataataaaatcttgtgactgaccagagtcccaacacagctggacctgtgattggtcatcaagtagaaacaactcacatgagaccaatcaaagatgcacctgttgcattccacagcagcagataattattggttttcttttcctctgaggcttttcagcttctcaggagaaaattcctgtcaaaaggatttttcataaaatatgtctgtgacaagtGATCCCCAcgggctggggggcactggcactgggctgggctgggcagagcagtgcccctgctgctctctggtgCTTAGAGAGgtgttttcctcctccctctgtgcAGTTCTACATGACAACCAGCTGACTCACACTGACCTCAAGCCAGAAAACATCCTGTTTGTCAACTCGGATTTTGACACTCTGTACAACGAGAACAAGGTGGGTTCTGTCCCAAGGAGCACTGGCtgcacaggaacaggctgccttTATCCCTCCCTGCAGAAATTGGATCTCCCCTGCTCTGTCCAGGCCTTCAGAACCTGGGAAGTGGGAACAAGGTGGAAGGCAGAGCTCTTCTTCCTGCTGTGCCTTCCAAAAGCCTTAAGGCTGCCCAGAGTGTTCGGGGATTTTCCACAACACTGCTCTGGGgctcctcagagctccatccctgtgagGAGGTGGAGAGCAGCATTCCTGGAGCTCCACAATTCTATCCCTGTTAGGAGGTGCAGaccagagctcctggggctcctcagagctccacagctccatccctgtgagGAGGTGCAGaccagagctcctggggctcctcagagctccacagctccatccctgtgagGAGGTGCAGaccagagctcctggggctcctcagagctccatccctgtgagGAAGGAGCTCTGGAGGaagtgcagagcagcactttGGGACTtctcagagctcagagctccatccctgtgagGAGGCACAGACCAGAGCTCCTGGGGTTCCTCAGAGCCTGGCAATCCATCCCTGTGAGGCACTTTGGGGCTCCTCAGAGCTCCACCCCTGTGAGGAGGAGTAGACCAGCACTCCTGGAGCtccacagctccatccctgttAGGAGTTGCAGaccagagctcctggggctcctcagAACTCCATCCCTGTGAGGAAGGAGCTCTGGAGGAAATGCAGAGCAGCACTTTGGGACttctcagagctccatccctgtgagGAAGGAGCTCTGGAGGAAATGCAGAGCAGCACTTGGGGTTCCTCAGAGCtccacagctccatccctgtgaggaggcacagcccagcacctggagctcctctcccagccctgccctgtgcttttcctgcagagctgtgagcagaaGTCCATCCGGAACACGAGCATCCGCGTGGCCGATTTCGGCAGCGCCACCTTCGACCATGAGCACCACACCACCATCGTGGCCACGCGGCACTACCGGCCCCCAGAAGTGATCCTGGGTGAGAACTGCATCTTCTGGGGATGGGAAACCAGCCTGGGAATGCTCCAGCTCTTGGGCAGATCATTTCTAGCTCTGAGTGGATCCCTGTGGTTTCACCAAGGAGGAACGTGGTGGGGGTTGTtgggtgtggtggtgttcacaggggtcccaggacaagagagcttcagaaggctgatttatttttttatgatatatattaaaagaaaattatatattaaaactatatgaaaagaatagaagaaaggatttcatcagaaggctagcaaggaaaggaaaagaatggaatgataataaaatcttgtgacttaccagagagtccaagacagccagactgtgattggccattaattaaaaacagccacatgagaccaatcacagatgcacctgttgcattccacagcagcaggtaattattgtttacattttgtttctgaggcctctcagcttctcaggagaaaaaatcctaaggaaaggatttttcatcaaacatgtctgtgacagttgGGAGCACAGAgttaatttggttttctttgcagagctgggctgggcacagccgtGTGATGTCTGGAGCACTGGCTGCATTCTGTTCGAGTATTACCGTGGCTTCACGCTCTTCCAGGTAGGATTCTTGTTCCCTGAGAACCCTTCGTGTCCAGAAGGGCTCAGAATTAGTTGAAGGGGAGGGAAACACAGAGCAAGCACTGAAAATGAGAAGCTGAGTGTGAAAATGAGACCTGGAAAAGGGCTGGTTTGGACAGAGTTTGGATCGTTTCTGGGTTTAGGTTATGTCTGTTGtctgaggagagggaaaagcaaaacatgaaAAGTTGGATAGGACCTGGTGGAATCCTTTCCCCCAGTCCCTGCAGAGGTGACAAACCTTTTGTCATCAGCTCCTCAGGCTCTAAGCCACCACTGCTGTGCTCCTTTGCAGACCCATGAGAACCGAGAGCACCTTGTCATGATGGAGAAGATCCTGGGGCCGCTCCCATCTCACATGGTCCACAAAACTCGGTAAGAGCCTGgtcctgagctcagcccaggcaCCACCTCctggaagggagggagagctCCTGCCTGACCCCACCTTCCCCGTGCAGGAAGCAGAAATACTTCCACAATGGCAGCCTGGTGTGGGATGAGAACACGTCCGATGGCAGATACGTCCAGGAGAACTGCAAACCCCTGCGGGTGGGTgctgctcccctcctccctggggcagggcatggggctcagggctggaattcccttTGTGACTGCTTGGTAGGGAGCCCCAGCTCCCATCCACAGGGATCCCGCTCTGGATAGGGCAGGATGGGGATTAGGGAAAGGGGAATGAtgtgtttggggtgggaggctgccctggcccagggttccaGAGTCCCTGTGGGCATCAGGGCAGTGGGGGATGCTGTatttgggatgggatgctgTATTTGGGATGGGAGGCTTCCCTAGGGGATGCTGTATTTGGGATGGGAAGCTGCCCCAGGGGATGCTGGCTTTGGGATAGAAAGCAGTCCAGGGGGATGCTGTATTTGGGATGGGAAGCAGCCCTGGGGGATGCtgattttgggatgggaagctgccctggcccaggatTCCTGAGTCCCTATGGGTATCAGGGCAGTGGGGGATGCTTTATTTGGGGTGGGAAGCTGCCCTGAGGGATGCTGTATTTGGGATAGAAAGCAGCCCTGTATTTGGGATGGGAGGCTGTATTTGGGGTGGGAGGCAGCCGTGGGGGATGCTGATTTTGGGATAGGAGGCTGTCCTGGGGGATGCTGTATTTGGGATGGGAAGCAGCCCTGGGGGATGCTGTatttgggatgggatgctgTATTTGGGATGGGAAGCTGCCTtgcccaggcaggggctgagcccgtgtccctgtccctttcaGACATACATGCTGCACGACTCTCTGGAGCATGCTCAGCTCTTTGACCTGATGAGGAGGATGCTGGAATTCGACCCCTCCCAGAGGATCACGTTCTCCGAGGCCCTCCTGCACCCTTTCTTTGCCGGGCTCTCGGCAGAGGAGCGGATGCTGTGCGGGCGCGGCGCCAGCCGGGACCTGAGCAGATGACGGCCGGGATCCCTCAGGATGGATCCCTTGGGATGGATCCCTCTGGGTGGATCCCATGAGATGGATCCCACAGGATGGACCCCACCGgcctctgcagctcagccccactccCCGCCCGAGtccacaggggctggggcactgccacaAGGaccctgggagaggaggaaggaaagctcTGTTGGAAAGCACAGATTTGTCTATTTATATGTTGTAAAGTTAAAATAAAGTGTTTCTTATTGTTTGATACTTCCCTTGTAGGTGGGTGTAGGGTTATGTTGCCTCTTGTGCAAAGGAAGAGGGAGATGGTGAAAAATCACCTGGAATCAGTGAGGGGGAGTGGCCCGGTGTCTGCCGTGGCAGCAGAAGGTTCTAGAAGGAGAGCAGACAAATAAACATCTGCACACAACAGCACACATGAAGAGTTGCACTTTATTTCAGGGCATGGTCCCCCGCAGTGGCAGGAATTGGTCGTTACAAACATCAGGTCACAAATGGGGTCACCAAGCAGTGCCACGGCGCAGTGATCGTCACCTGTCACCAGAGCgggcccagagcagcaccaggggcagGAACTATCCCAAACACAGCTACAACACTGCTCCCTTCTTGGAATTACCTCTGGCACCCTGGGGGATGGTGATGAGGACACCCAGAGCCCCTGCTGGGTGTCTGAGTGCTCCGGAAGAGCTGGTACCTCACATTCCAGGTGTGTGAAGCCAACAAACAGCTGCAGTGGGGGGAAGTACAGCCAAATACCCAAATCTAGCAGGCagtgagcacagccccacatTCCCTACACCAGGGGCTGAACCCTCCTGTTGTGCAACACTGTTCACTTTATTTTTATAGTTCAACGTGGGGAAGCATTTCAAGGCTGGTAAGAACCAGGGGCCTTGgtgcttcccagagctccatccctgcaaaACCACCATCACCTGCCCCAGTGCCTTCCAGGCAGGGAAGATGCACCCTGGACt
The sequence above is a segment of the Molothrus aeneus isolate 106 chromosome 13, BPBGC_Maene_1.0, whole genome shotgun sequence genome. Coding sequences within it:
- the CLK3 gene encoding dual specificity protein kinase CLK3 isoform X1; the protein is MHHCRRLRSPEQDGEPGHRWKRRRSRSRECEGRLRYPPRRELARRSRSRSHERMPYQRRCRRDSDACRLEERSPSLGQDYCPARPRPWRRSRGRGQHQQRPRRYQQQQQQQQHCRRRRSRSCSSASSVSSIHCELSFNCSCLLPAPSALRSQQSSKRSRSVEDDKEGHLVCRIGDWLQERYEIVGSLGEGTFGKVVECVDHARGKSQVALKIIKNVGKYREAARLEINVLKKIKEKDKENKFLCVLMSDWFNFHGHMCIAFELLGKNTFEFLKENNFQPYPLPQIRHMAYQLCHALRFLHDNQLTHTDLKPENILFVNSDFDTLYNENKSCEQKSIRNTSIRVADFGSATFDHEHHTTIVATRHYRPPEVILELGWAQPCDVWSTGCILFEYYRGFTLFQTHENREHLVMMEKILGPLPSHMVHKTRKQKYFHNGSLVWDENTSDGRYVQENCKPLRTYMLHDSLEHAQLFDLMRRMLEFDPSQRITFSEALLHPFFAGLSAEERMLCGRGASRDLSR
- the CLK3 gene encoding dual specificity protein kinase CLK3 isoform X2 — its product is MHHCRRLRSPEQDGEPGHRWKRRRSRSRECEGRLRYPPRRELARRSRSRSHERMPYQRRCRRDSDACRLEERSPSLGQDYCPARPRPWRRSRGRGQHQQRPRRYQQQQQQQQHCRRRRSRSCSSASSRSQQSSKRSRSVEDDKEGHLVCRIGDWLQERYEIVGSLGEGTFGKVVECVDHARGKSQVALKIIKNVGKYREAARLEINVLKKIKEKDKENKFLCVLMSDWFNFHGHMCIAFELLGKNTFEFLKENNFQPYPLPQIRHMAYQLCHALRFLHDNQLTHTDLKPENILFVNSDFDTLYNENKSCEQKSIRNTSIRVADFGSATFDHEHHTTIVATRHYRPPEVILELGWAQPCDVWSTGCILFEYYRGFTLFQTHENREHLVMMEKILGPLPSHMVHKTRKQKYFHNGSLVWDENTSDGRYVQENCKPLRTYMLHDSLEHAQLFDLMRRMLEFDPSQRITFSEALLHPFFAGLSAEERMLCGRGASRDLSR